Proteins encoded by one window of Haematobia irritans isolate KBUSLIRL chromosome 2, ASM5000362v1, whole genome shotgun sequence:
- the LOC142225776 gene encoding uncharacterized protein LOC142225776 isoform X1: protein MLDESLSRELGLRGEPEILQLQWLNDHQISRKTEKVNLTVSGIGDYNKKFNISNVYISSELSLPIHSFHIEHFLKSRGLDEIPARDYSNVQPKLILSLNHSFLTVPLQVPRMLTDSGPFIAMTRLGAIIYGPFPGEKTSVIKRGLHIHRRFDENENQLLQQMHKLMSGYFDIETLGVKVTTETLRSKDDERAIMLLKKNTKKIHERYECSLLWKEYVPPIPDSYQMALNRLYSVEKKMSKDPEFAMQYYDKINDYIKKGYARKLSKQEIENGGSGIFYLPHFGVKNPNKKGIRLVFDAAAETNQFSLNKALLQGPDINNSLISILLKFREASVAVCGDIQEMFHQISISKEDQNSQRFLWRDDKEKPVETYVMQRLIFGATCSPTIAQYVKNENAKEFIEEAPRAVHGIVERHYVDDYVDCFQSEEEAILVLKDVIRIHKFGGFHLRNISSNSEAIKRMYGNPTNYEFLNSNHTERVLGIHWLSQSDVFCFKLILHKVDGDIVNGKKIPNKREMLSLNMSIYDPFGFIGDFLITSKVLMQRVWKSGSKWDEVLPKEIYGHWKNWLDDLNKILNFSVPRCYSVDFGRSVVDLHIFVDASEEAMAVVGYWRMVYNSSTVLQWIRSDHRKYKQYVANRVAEILENSDKDDWRWCPGSENPADDATRAKYSESYNSDGRWKNGPAFLLCDESQWPQGVTALGIKWLFNTPSNPSEWGVWERLVQSVKKALYIMLKEQAPRLETLQAFLIEAENIVNSRPLTHLPVGPEDPEPLTPNHFLLGCTNSTQTPAPFEPRMLCLRKQWRILQTLKNGMWHQWIREYLPELTRRTKWCLPSQPLEVGCLVFICDVEVSRSQWKRGRVIALHAGKDGVSRSADVRTSTGVLRRPLSKLAVLDVMVDDDAVSESSPGGSVHGGGDVADGHFNVGNKS from the exons ATGCTAGACGAAAGTTTGTCACGGGAACTTGGTCTACGCGGCGAACCAGAAATTTTGCAGCTCCAATGGCTAAACGACCACCAAATATCACGAAAAACCGAGAAAGTTAATTTGACCGTAAGTGGAATTGGcgattacaataaaaaatttaatatatctaATGTTTACATTTCGTCTGAACTGTCATTGCCAATCCATAGTTTccacatagaacattttttgaaatccCGTGGACTAGACGAAATACCCGCCAGGGATTATTCGAACGTTCAACCTAAATTAATTTTGAGCTTAAATCATTCATTTTTAACAGTGCCATTGCAGGTTCCCCGTATGTTGACAGATTCTGGTCCATTCATAGCTATGACAAGATTGGGAGCAATAATATATGGGCCATTTCCAGGAGAAAAAACTTCGGTAATAAAGCGCGGTTTACATATCCATAGacgttttgatgaaaatgaaaacCAGTTGCTTCAACAAATGCACAAATTGATGAGCGGATATTTCGACATAGAAACACTTGGTGTAAAAGTGACTACAGAAACGTTGAGATCAAAAGATGATGAAAGGGCGATAATGTTGCTGAAAAagaacacaaagaaaattcatgAACGGTATGAATGTTCCTTGCTTTGGAAGGAGTATGTGCCTCCAATACCTGATTCATATCAAATGGCGTTAAACCGGTTGTATTCAGTGGAAAAGAAAATGTCCAAAGATCCTGAGTTTGCCATGCAATATTATGATAAAATTAACGACTACATCAAAAAGGGCTACgcaagaaaattgtctaaacaagaaATTGAAAATGGTGGTAgtggaattttctatttgcCACATTTTGgcgttaaaaatccaaataaaaaaggcATTCGCCTTGTATTTGATGCGGCAGCTGAgacaaatcaattttctttaaataaagccCTTTTACAAGGTCCTGACATAAATAACTCattaatttcaattcttttaaaatttagagAAGCGTCTGTTGCAGTTTGTGGAGACATCCAAGAAATGTTCCACCAAATTTCCATTTCCAAAGAAGATCAGAATAGTCAAAGGTTTTTGTGGAGAGACGATAAGGAAAAGCCGGTGGAAACTTATGTGATGCAAAGACTAATTTTTGGCGCAACTTGTTCCCCCACAATAGCGCAATatgtaaaaaatgaaaatgcaaAGGAATTCATAGAAGAAGCACCGAGAGCCGTTCATGGAATTGTGGAGCGCCATTATGTGGACGACTACGTCGATTGCTTTCAGTCGGAGGAAGAGGCAATTCTAGTCTTGAAGGATGTAATTCGAATCCATAAATTCGGCGGTTTTCATCTACGtaatatttcatccaattctGAAGCAATAAAAAGAATGTATGGCAACCCTACGAATTACGAGTTTCTCAACAGTAACCACACAGAACGAGTACTGGGTATTCACTGGTTGTCACAGTCAGAtgttttttgcttcaaattaattttgcacaaagtgGACGGTGATATAGTAAACGGTAAGAAAATCCCTAACAAACGTGAAATGTTGTCGTTAAACATGTCGATTTACGACCCGTTCGgttttattggggattttctaATTACATCGAAAGTGCTGATGCAGCGCGTGTGGAAAAGTGGTTCAAAATGGGATGAAGTATTGCCCAAGGAAATTTATGGCCATTGGAAGAACTGGTTGGATGAcctgaacaaaatattgaatttttctgTGCCTCGGTGTTATAGTGTGGATTTTGGAAGAAGTGTGGTGGATCTGCATATATTTGTAGACGCAAGTGAAGAAGCGATGGCAGTTGTGGGATACTGGCGGATGGTATACA ATTCCTCTACCGTTCTGCAGTGGATTCGATCAGATCATCGCAAATATAAACAATACGTGGCCAACAGAGTTGCGGAAATCTTGGAAAACAGTGACAAAGATGATTGGAGATGGTGTCCAGGCTCTGAAAACCCGGCGGATGATGCCACAAGGGCAAAGTATTCAGAAAGCTACAATTCGGACGGACGATGGAAAAATGGGCCAGCTTTTCTTTTATGCGATGAATCACAGTGGCCACAAG GTGTAACAGCCCTAGGCATTAAATGGCTTTTTAACACTCCGTCCAATCCCAGCGAATGGGGTGTTTGGGAGAGACTTGTTCAGTCTGTCAAAAAGGCGCTGTACATTATGCTGAAGGAACAGGCTCCCCGGTTAGAGACACTGCAAGCTTTTTTAATCGAggcagaaaatattgtaaattcaAGGCCTTTGACCCATTTGCCTGTTGGCCCTGAAGACCCCGAGCCTTTGACTCCCAACCATTTTTTACTTGGCTGTACAAACTCTACACAGACACCAGCCCCCTTCGAGCCTAGGATGTTATGCCTGAGGAAGCAGTGGCGAATTCTCCAAACGTTGAAAAATGGCATGTGGCACCAATGGATACGTGAGTACTTGCCCGAATTGACCCGTCGTACCAAGTGGTGTCTTCCGTCTCAGCCCCTTGAAGTCGGTTGCTTGGTCTTTATATGTGACGTCGAAGTGTCCAGATCCCAATGGAAACGTGGTCGGGTGATTGCTCTCCATGCCGGTAAGGATGGTGTGTCTCGGTCCGCTGACGTCAGAACAAGCACTGGGGTTTTACGAAGGCCTTTGTCAAAACTTGCGGTTTTAGATGTCATGGTTGATGATGATGCCGTAAGTGAATCTTCACCTGGTGGTTCAGTTCACGGAGGCGGGGATGTTGCAGATGGTCACTTCAATGTCGGTAACAAAAGTTGA
- the LOC142225777 gene encoding uncharacterized protein LOC142225777 isoform X1, with the protein MDQLQRQMQAMETNYITSTQQMQAQLTATLQQMQSLVNNQQSNTTIPSMSQPISQNPPPLAQQPLTSSASEISYAQNYVPHKKIYPLPIFTGLPEEWQTFFEAYESTTSEFGYTNLHSIMRLRDSIKGRARETVESLLSHSANVNTIMEILKETYGRPEQLVRSQIEKVRAIPPLANDNLDSIVNFANKISNMTTFLKNAKGEHHLSNPSLLSELVSKLPTNRQMQWAEKSLTLERSATIVDFCEWLSILRRLANIVNDTLPLRPAVVKHPPITLKVANVCKRTLEQNTTIEDMFLLP; encoded by the exons atggacCAACTTCAACGCCAAATGCAAGCAATGGAAACAAACTATATAACCTCAACACAACAGATGCAAGCCCAACTCACTGCCACATTACAACAAATGCAAAGTCTTGTTAACAATCAACAGTCAAACACAACAATACCATCAATGTCACAACCAATCTCACAAAATCCACCTCCACTCGCACAACAGCCACTAACATCTTCCGCTTCTGAAATATCATATGCACAAAATTATgttccacacaaaaaaatttatccaCTTCCTATATTTACAGGTCTTCCAGAGGAATGGCAAACCTTTTTTGAAGCATATGAAAGCACCACTTCAGAATTTGGTTACACAAACTTACACAGCATCATGCGTCTCCGCGATTCCATCAAAGGACGTGCTCGTGAAACTGTCGAATCGCTCCTATCTCACTCTGCCAATGTAAACACGataatggaaattttaaaagaaacatatggTCGACCAGAGCAACTTGTCAGGAGCCAGATAGAAAAAGTTCGTGCCATACCACCACTTGCTAACGACAACCTGGATTCTATCGTCAACTTTGCAAACAAAATCTCCAATATGACCACATTCTTGAAAAACGCCAAAGGTGAGCATCATTTATCCAATCCATCTCTACTAAGTGAGCTTGTGTCAAAATTGCCTACAAATCGCCAAATGCAGTGGGCCGAAAAATCATTAACATTGGAACGTTCAGCCACTATCGTCGATTTCTGTGAATGGCTCTCAATTTTAAGACGACTAGCTAATATTGTAAATGACACTCTTCCACTTCGACCGGCCGTCGTCAAACATCCTCCAATAACACTCAAAGTCGCAA ATGTCTGTAAACGAACGTTGGAACAAAATACAACAATCGAAGACATGTTTTTGTTGCCTTAA
- the LOC142225776 gene encoding uncharacterized protein LOC142225776 isoform X2, giving the protein MLDESLSRELGLRGEPEILQLQWLNDHQISRKTEKVNLTVSGIGDYNKKFNISNVYISSELSLPIHSFHIEHFLKSRGLDEIPARDYSNVQPKLILSLNHSFLTVPLQVPRMLTDSGPFIAMTRLGAIIYGPFPGEKTSVIKRGLHIHRRFDENENQLLQQMHKLMSGYFDIETLGVKVTTETLRSKDDERAIMLLKKNTKKIHERYECSLLWKEYVPPIPDSYQMALNRLYSVEKKMSKDPEFAMQYYDKINDYIKKGYARKLSKQEIENGGSGIFYLPHFGVKNPNKKGIRLVFDAAAETNQFSLNKALLQGPDINNSLISILLKFREASVAVCGDIQEMFHQISISKEDQNSQRFLWRDDKEKPVETYVMQRLIFGATCSPTIAQYVKNENAKEFIEEAPRAVHGIVERHYVDDYVDCFQSEEEAILVLKDVIRIHKFGGFHLRNISSNSEAIKRMYGNPTNYEFLNSNHTERVLGIHWLSQSDVFCFKLILHKVDGDIVNDSSTVLQWIRSDHRKYKQYVANRVAEILENSDKDDWRWCPGSENPADDATRAKYSESYNSDGRWKNGPAFLLCDESQWPQGVTALGIKWLFNTPSNPSEWGVWERLVQSVKKALYIMLKEQAPRLETLQAFLIEAENIVNSRPLTHLPVGPEDPEPLTPNHFLLGCTNSTQTPAPFEPRMLCLRKQWRILQTLKNGMWHQWIREYLPELTRRTKWCLPSQPLEVGCLVFICDVEVSRSQWKRGRVIALHAGKDGVSRSADVRTSTGVLRRPLSKLAVLDVMVDDDAVSESSPGGSVHGGGDVADGHFNVGNKS; this is encoded by the exons ATGCTAGACGAAAGTTTGTCACGGGAACTTGGTCTACGCGGCGAACCAGAAATTTTGCAGCTCCAATGGCTAAACGACCACCAAATATCACGAAAAACCGAGAAAGTTAATTTGACCGTAAGTGGAATTGGcgattacaataaaaaatttaatatatctaATGTTTACATTTCGTCTGAACTGTCATTGCCAATCCATAGTTTccacatagaacattttttgaaatccCGTGGACTAGACGAAATACCCGCCAGGGATTATTCGAACGTTCAACCTAAATTAATTTTGAGCTTAAATCATTCATTTTTAACAGTGCCATTGCAGGTTCCCCGTATGTTGACAGATTCTGGTCCATTCATAGCTATGACAAGATTGGGAGCAATAATATATGGGCCATTTCCAGGAGAAAAAACTTCGGTAATAAAGCGCGGTTTACATATCCATAGacgttttgatgaaaatgaaaacCAGTTGCTTCAACAAATGCACAAATTGATGAGCGGATATTTCGACATAGAAACACTTGGTGTAAAAGTGACTACAGAAACGTTGAGATCAAAAGATGATGAAAGGGCGATAATGTTGCTGAAAAagaacacaaagaaaattcatgAACGGTATGAATGTTCCTTGCTTTGGAAGGAGTATGTGCCTCCAATACCTGATTCATATCAAATGGCGTTAAACCGGTTGTATTCAGTGGAAAAGAAAATGTCCAAAGATCCTGAGTTTGCCATGCAATATTATGATAAAATTAACGACTACATCAAAAAGGGCTACgcaagaaaattgtctaaacaagaaATTGAAAATGGTGGTAgtggaattttctatttgcCACATTTTGgcgttaaaaatccaaataaaaaaggcATTCGCCTTGTATTTGATGCGGCAGCTGAgacaaatcaattttctttaaataaagccCTTTTACAAGGTCCTGACATAAATAACTCattaatttcaattcttttaaaatttagagAAGCGTCTGTTGCAGTTTGTGGAGACATCCAAGAAATGTTCCACCAAATTTCCATTTCCAAAGAAGATCAGAATAGTCAAAGGTTTTTGTGGAGAGACGATAAGGAAAAGCCGGTGGAAACTTATGTGATGCAAAGACTAATTTTTGGCGCAACTTGTTCCCCCACAATAGCGCAATatgtaaaaaatgaaaatgcaaAGGAATTCATAGAAGAAGCACCGAGAGCCGTTCATGGAATTGTGGAGCGCCATTATGTGGACGACTACGTCGATTGCTTTCAGTCGGAGGAAGAGGCAATTCTAGTCTTGAAGGATGTAATTCGAATCCATAAATTCGGCGGTTTTCATCTACGtaatatttcatccaattctGAAGCAATAAAAAGAATGTATGGCAACCCTACGAATTACGAGTTTCTCAACAGTAACCACACAGAACGAGTACTGGGTATTCACTGGTTGTCACAGTCAGAtgttttttgcttcaaattaattttgcacaaagtgGACGGTGATATAGTAAACG ATTCCTCTACCGTTCTGCAGTGGATTCGATCAGATCATCGCAAATATAAACAATACGTGGCCAACAGAGTTGCGGAAATCTTGGAAAACAGTGACAAAGATGATTGGAGATGGTGTCCAGGCTCTGAAAACCCGGCGGATGATGCCACAAGGGCAAAGTATTCAGAAAGCTACAATTCGGACGGACGATGGAAAAATGGGCCAGCTTTTCTTTTATGCGATGAATCACAGTGGCCACAAG GTGTAACAGCCCTAGGCATTAAATGGCTTTTTAACACTCCGTCCAATCCCAGCGAATGGGGTGTTTGGGAGAGACTTGTTCAGTCTGTCAAAAAGGCGCTGTACATTATGCTGAAGGAACAGGCTCCCCGGTTAGAGACACTGCAAGCTTTTTTAATCGAggcagaaaatattgtaaattcaAGGCCTTTGACCCATTTGCCTGTTGGCCCTGAAGACCCCGAGCCTTTGACTCCCAACCATTTTTTACTTGGCTGTACAAACTCTACACAGACACCAGCCCCCTTCGAGCCTAGGATGTTATGCCTGAGGAAGCAGTGGCGAATTCTCCAAACGTTGAAAAATGGCATGTGGCACCAATGGATACGTGAGTACTTGCCCGAATTGACCCGTCGTACCAAGTGGTGTCTTCCGTCTCAGCCCCTTGAAGTCGGTTGCTTGGTCTTTATATGTGACGTCGAAGTGTCCAGATCCCAATGGAAACGTGGTCGGGTGATTGCTCTCCATGCCGGTAAGGATGGTGTGTCTCGGTCCGCTGACGTCAGAACAAGCACTGGGGTTTTACGAAGGCCTTTGTCAAAACTTGCGGTTTTAGATGTCATGGTTGATGATGATGCCGTAAGTGAATCTTCACCTGGTGGTTCAGTTCACGGAGGCGGGGATGTTGCAGATGGTCACTTCAATGTCGGTAACAAAAGTTGA
- the LOC142225777 gene encoding uncharacterized protein LOC142225777 isoform X2 codes for MSEDQDQPRRSSRRTQGIPPAYLNTYIIEMPTEHSPQKDTTGKVSKSQCPPGANTQNVSKNNTPSAKNYPTVTSSPTRENRLPEEWQTFFEAYESTTSEFGYTNLHSIMRLRDSIKGRARETVESLLSHSANVNTIMEILKETYGRPEQLVRSQIEKVRAIPPLANDNLDSIVNFANKISNMTTFLKNAKGEHHLSNPSLLSELVSKLPTNRQMQWAEKSLTLERSATIVDFCEWLSILRRLANIVNDTLPLRPAVVKHPPITLKVANVCKRTLEQNTTIEDMFLLP; via the exons ATGTCAGAAGACCAGGATCAGCCCAGAAGAAGCAGTAGACGAACACAAGGAATTCCACCAGCCTATTTGAACACCTACATCATCGAAATGCCGACTGAACACTCACCACAAAAAGACACAACTGGTAAAGTGAGTAAGTCACAGTGTCCACCAGGAGCAAATAcacaaaatgtttcaaaaaataACACGCCGTCTGCTAAAAATTACCCTACCGTCACTTCTTCGCCAACCAGGGAAAATc GTCTTCCAGAGGAATGGCAAACCTTTTTTGAAGCATATGAAAGCACCACTTCAGAATTTGGTTACACAAACTTACACAGCATCATGCGTCTCCGCGATTCCATCAAAGGACGTGCTCGTGAAACTGTCGAATCGCTCCTATCTCACTCTGCCAATGTAAACACGataatggaaattttaaaagaaacatatggTCGACCAGAGCAACTTGTCAGGAGCCAGATAGAAAAAGTTCGTGCCATACCACCACTTGCTAACGACAACCTGGATTCTATCGTCAACTTTGCAAACAAAATCTCCAATATGACCACATTCTTGAAAAACGCCAAAGGTGAGCATCATTTATCCAATCCATCTCTACTAAGTGAGCTTGTGTCAAAATTGCCTACAAATCGCCAAATGCAGTGGGCCGAAAAATCATTAACATTGGAACGTTCAGCCACTATCGTCGATTTCTGTGAATGGCTCTCAATTTTAAGACGACTAGCTAATATTGTAAATGACACTCTTCCACTTCGACCGGCCGTCGTCAAACATCCTCCAATAACACTCAAAGTCGCAA ATGTCTGTAAACGAACGTTGGAACAAAATACAACAATCGAAGACATGTTTTTGTTGCCTTAA